A stretch of the Coprobacillus cateniformis genome encodes the following:
- a CDS encoding BglG family transcription antiterminator, whose amino-acid sequence MNQRIISIIKDLCEIQKNITIDDLSQKYNVSQRTIRNDLISINNILRDNELDEMELIAGGQIQRKDNFTNINYFLTEQDLYSYKLSKEERIAVASVLLMNSSKYITLSTIADHLFVSRATIINDLDEIKKYIHSFGLGVTSHPNKGLRVEGKESDKRLFLMRLANSKKENTMVSRHISIQAGNRITIQKVLSEQEHLHKSYLTDESFQKIILYLGIMINRHLMGEYLEDREMKNNDYYVMAQDILRYVSQYCHINTTENEIQFLSELLVDSQYMKQMTKENKIIKIQLITRQFIEHISYDLGINLNDDYDFFENLSNHLESVLKPTPPDYPESSIIDEVLEENQDVVEAVNQNLSIIKQYVSREIHKIEIGYIAVHICAALERKKNKEVAFHVIVACHAGIGTSQLLIEKLRKHFNFQIIDVISAHEAENVDPKKVDVIISTVPLPHCQVDYITVSPLLNDEDYIRVGNKIDALRNSRHLPSRIGETELSAKGLLDQLSPLIYEIAPVHHDELMKAVRKVVRDYFHQSVEADAEIFSPYLHHLLPSTHIQLDVECVTWQEAVRLSALPLLEYGYIEERYINAMIHNIEENGPYIVLSDGFAVPHEGLEQGSVKVGMNLIRLKHPVHFGADDFDPVEFVCCLSAVDHKMHLKAFFNLVNMLRNEEFKEALKTCKNVHEAAYISEKYEYSLI is encoded by the coding sequence ATGAATCAAAGAATAATATCTATTATAAAAGATTTATGTGAGATACAAAAAAATATAACTATTGATGATTTATCCCAAAAATACAATGTTTCTCAAAGAACAATTCGAAATGATTTAATATCTATTAATAATATACTAAGAGATAATGAATTGGATGAAATGGAATTAATTGCTGGTGGACAAATTCAAAGAAAAGATAATTTTACGAATATTAACTATTTTTTAACTGAGCAAGATCTTTATTCTTATAAACTTTCTAAAGAAGAAAGAATTGCAGTAGCATCTGTATTATTAATGAATAGTTCAAAGTATATTACTCTATCAACAATTGCAGATCATTTGTTTGTGAGTCGAGCAACGATTATAAATGATCTTGATGAAATAAAAAAATATATTCATTCTTTCGGATTGGGAGTGACATCGCATCCAAATAAAGGTTTAAGGGTTGAAGGAAAAGAAAGTGATAAAAGACTTTTTTTAATGCGTTTGGCAAATTCTAAAAAAGAGAATACAATGGTTTCACGTCATATTAGTATACAGGCTGGAAATAGAATAACAATTCAAAAGGTTTTAAGTGAGCAAGAACATCTACATAAAAGTTATTTGACAGATGAATCATTTCAAAAGATTATTCTTTATTTAGGAATTATGATTAATCGTCATTTGATGGGTGAATATCTTGAAGATCGTGAAATGAAAAATAATGATTATTATGTTATGGCTCAAGATATTTTAAGATATGTTTCACAGTATTGTCATATCAATACAACAGAAAATGAAATCCAGTTTTTAAGTGAATTATTGGTAGATTCACAATATATGAAGCAAATGACAAAAGAGAATAAAATTATTAAAATACAGTTAATTACAAGACAGTTTATTGAACATATTTCTTATGACCTTGGTATTAATCTCAATGATGATTATGATTTTTTTGAAAACTTATCTAATCATTTAGAATCAGTATTAAAACCAACGCCTCCTGATTATCCTGAAAGTTCAATTATTGATGAAGTTTTAGAGGAAAATCAAGATGTTGTAGAAGCAGTTAACCAGAATTTGTCTATTATTAAGCAATATGTGAGTAGAGAAATTCATAAAATAGAAATTGGGTATATTGCTGTGCATATTTGTGCAGCATTAGAGAGAAAAAAGAATAAAGAAGTTGCATTCCATGTAATTGTTGCTTGTCATGCAGGAATTGGAACATCACAATTACTTATAGAAAAATTAAGAAAGCATTTTAATTTTCAGATTATTGATGTCATTTCAGCTCATGAAGCAGAAAACGTTGATCCAAAAAAAGTAGATGTTATTATTTCTACTGTTCCTCTTCCTCATTGTCAAGTGGATTATATAACAGTTTCTCCATTATTAAATGATGAAGATTATATTCGTGTTGGAAATAAGATTGATGCACTACGTAATAGTCGTCATTTACCATCTCGTATTGGTGAAACAGAGTTATCAGCTAAAGGATTGCTTGATCAACTAAGTCCGCTAATTTATGAAATTGCACCAGTTCATCATGATGAATTGATGAAAGCTGTGAGAAAGGTTGTTCGAGATTACTTTCATCAATCTGTTGAAGCAGATGCTGAAATATTTTCACCTTATTTGCATCATTTATTACCTTCAACACATATTCAACTTGATGTTGAATGTGTGACTTGGCAAGAAGCGGTACGATTATCTGCTTTGCCATTATTAGAATATGGTTATATTGAGGAACGTTATATTAATGCGATGATTCATAATATTGAAGAAAATGGGCCTTACATTGTTTTATCAGATGGTTTTGCAGTTCCACATGAGGGATTGGAACAAGGAAGTGTTAAAGTAGGAATGAATTTAATACGTTTAAAGCATCCTGTACATTTTGGAGCAGATGATTTTGATCCAGTTGAATTTGTTTGTTGTTTAAGTGCTGTTGATCATAAAATGCATCTTAAGGCTTTCTTTAACCTTGTAAATATGTTAAGAAATGAAGAGTTTAAAGAAGCACTGAAAACATGTAAAAATGTACATGAAGCTGCATATATTAGTGAAAAATATGAATATTCATTAATTTGA
- a CDS encoding PTS sugar transporter subunit IIA, whose translation MIWEELDKAIIFDEVDATDWKDVMMKVGGTLVQENYAKKSYIDALITRETEFPTGLDVNGIGVAIPHTDVTHVQKPGIAIAVLKNPVDFIQMGSDDDIVKVQLIFMLAVVDPSAHLEKLQRILAIIQDTDVLMKLLNVHEKQEIIEIIKKKEKEL comes from the coding sequence GTGATTTGGGAAGAACTTGATAAAGCAATTATCTTTGATGAGGTGGATGCTACGGACTGGAAAGATGTTATGATGAAAGTAGGAGGTACTCTTGTTCAAGAAAACTATGCGAAAAAAAGTTATATTGATGCATTAATTACAAGAGAAACAGAATTTCCAACTGGCTTAGATGTGAATGGAATTGGAGTAGCTATTCCGCATACAGATGTCACACATGTCCAAAAACCGGGAATTGCTATTGCAGTATTAAAAAATCCAGTTGATTTTATTCAGATGGGTTCTGATGATGACATTGTGAAAGTACAGCTTATCTTTATGTTAGCTGTTGTTGATCCAAGCGCACATTTAGAAAAGTTACAAAGAATCTTAGCAATTATTCAGGATACAGATGTTTTAATGAAATTATTAAATGTTCATGAAAAACAAGAGATTATTGAAATTATTAAAAAGAAGGAGAAAGAACTATGA
- the gatB gene encoding PTS galactitol transporter subunit IIB → MKKKIIVACGGAVATSTIAANKVVELCKENGIDVEICQIRISEIPSNLPADLIITTSKVRKDYGVPLITGMPFISGVNVEKTEQAILDVLK, encoded by the coding sequence ATGAAAAAAAAGATTATTGTTGCTTGTGGAGGTGCAGTTGCAACTTCAACAATTGCTGCAAATAAAGTTGTTGAATTATGTAAAGAAAATGGTATAGATGTAGAAATTTGTCAAATTAGAATTTCAGAAATTCCTTCTAATTTACCAGCAGATTTAATTATCACAACATCAAAAGTGAGAAAAGATTATGGAGTTCCATTGATTACAGGAATGCCATTTATCTCAGGAGTCAATGTTGAAAAAACTGAGCAAGCTATTTTAGATGTGCTCAAATAA
- a CDS encoding PTS galactitol transporter subunit IIC: MLGIFGDAINYIIDMGASVMLPIVIAVISICLGIKIGKAIRAGLMIGVGFVGLSLIVDMMNAQLGPAAQAMSQRFGLTLSVVDIGWPGASPITWASNIATVAIPIAILVNVIMLLLKWTKTVNIDIWNIWHMTFTGAIAYAVTGQFWIGIVGVIVHAMIAYKLGDLWAPLMQDYFELDGLTVPHGTAAYMGPIACVIDAIIEKIPGLRDIDLTADTLQDKVGVFAEPIVIGGILGAGIGFLAGYDVQTALPLGIKMSAVMVLMPKIVKCIMDGLLPLTERAKVLLTKHFGNSEFFIGMDPAVLLGDPQVVTVGLLFIPLTLLIAVLVPGNRVLPFGDLATIGFFIAIAVAVHKGNLFRSLISGTAIMTMTIWIANQTIPWLTALATSTGSTSTGNLVAALDQGGSPITYIFTQTFTLQNVTGLIVIAVIYVICWLFTIRCSKKRAKELENQ, from the coding sequence ATGTTAGGAATATTTGGTGATGCCATTAACTACATCATTGATATGGGAGCATCAGTGATGTTACCAATTGTGATTGCAGTTATTAGTATATGTTTAGGTATTAAGATTGGGAAGGCTATTCGAGCTGGACTTATGATTGGAGTTGGATTTGTTGGTTTGAGTTTAATTGTTGATATGATGAATGCACAGTTAGGACCTGCAGCACAAGCTATGTCACAAAGGTTTGGTTTAACATTAAGCGTTGTTGATATTGGATGGCCTGGGGCCTCTCCAATAACATGGGCTTCTAATATAGCAACAGTTGCGATACCTATTGCAATATTGGTAAATGTTATTATGCTATTATTAAAGTGGACAAAGACAGTGAATATTGATATATGGAATATTTGGCATATGACTTTTACTGGAGCTATTGCATATGCAGTGACTGGACAATTTTGGATTGGAATTGTAGGTGTAATTGTTCATGCTATGATAGCCTATAAACTTGGTGATTTATGGGCACCACTTATGCAAGATTACTTTGAACTAGATGGCTTAACAGTACCACATGGCACAGCGGCTTATATGGGACCAATTGCTTGTGTCATTGATGCAATTATTGAAAAAATTCCAGGTCTAAGAGATATTGATTTAACAGCTGATACTTTACAGGATAAAGTTGGTGTTTTTGCAGAACCAATTGTTATTGGAGGCATTTTAGGAGCAGGGATTGGTTTTTTAGCCGGTTATGATGTACAAACAGCTTTACCATTAGGAATAAAAATGTCAGCAGTTATGGTATTAATGCCTAAAATTGTGAAATGTATTATGGATGGTCTATTGCCATTAACAGAACGTGCTAAAGTTTTATTAACAAAACATTTTGGAAATTCAGAGTTCTTTATTGGTATGGATCCAGCAGTTTTGTTGGGAGATCCTCAAGTTGTGACAGTAGGATTATTATTTATTCCTTTAACATTACTTATTGCAGTTTTGGTGCCAGGAAATAGAGTTTTACCATTTGGAGATTTAGCAACAATTGGATTTTTTATAGCAATTGCTGTAGCTGTTCATAAAGGTAATTTGTTTAGATCATTAATATCTGGAACTGCTATTATGACTATGACAATTTGGATTGCTAATCAAACGATTCCTTGGTTAACAGCATTGGCAACATCAACAGGATCAACAAGTACTGGAAATTTAGTTGCTGCATTAGATCAAGGAGGAAGTCCAATTACTTATATTTTTACTCAAACATTTACATTGCAAAATGTGACAGGATTGATTGTCATTGCAGTCATTTATGTAATTTGCTGGTTATTTACAATTCGTTGTTCAAAGAAAAGAGCAAAAGAATTAGAAAATCAATAG
- a CDS encoding galactitol-1-phosphate 5-dehydrogenase: protein MKAGVVHAKEDIRYEEVITPEPKAGEVLIQVKYTGICGSDIPRVNEGACHNFPIVLGHEFSGTIAKVGENVTSLKVGDRVAGVPLVPCMECEDCQKGNYSLCKHYSFIGSRQNGSFAQYVVAPEKNAVKFEDEVTFEQGAFFEPATVALHGLQRVNYKGGKKVAILGGGTIGMFVMQWAKIFGAEEVIVFDISDERLQLGERLGATGSINTLHDDFMEHAIELTNGHGYDYVFETAGNTITMKMAFELAANKAEVCFVGTPTKELSFTVKEWENMNRKEFILTGSWMSYSAPFPGEEWKAVAHYFKTGDLKFDDSFIYEKLPLSEIAQAFEKFKTPGTVKGKILIDSEK, encoded by the coding sequence ATGAAAGCAGGAGTAGTACATGCTAAAGAAGATATACGTTATGAAGAGGTCATAACACCTGAGCCTAAAGCGGGGGAAGTTTTAATTCAAGTGAAATATACAGGTATATGTGGTTCTGATATTCCACGTGTGAATGAGGGTGCTTGTCATAATTTTCCAATTGTATTAGGACATGAATTTTCAGGAACAATTGCAAAAGTTGGTGAAAACGTTACATCTTTAAAAGTTGGTGATAGAGTTGCAGGCGTTCCTCTTGTTCCATGCATGGAATGTGAAGATTGCCAAAAGGGTAACTATTCACTTTGCAAGCACTATAGTTTTATTGGTTCAAGACAAAATGGAAGTTTTGCTCAATATGTTGTTGCTCCAGAGAAAAATGCTGTGAAGTTTGAAGATGAAGTGACTTTTGAACAGGGGGCTTTCTTTGAGCCAGCAACAGTTGCCTTACATGGATTACAGAGAGTTAATTATAAAGGTGGAAAAAAAGTTGCAATTCTGGGAGGTGGAACGATTGGCATGTTTGTCATGCAATGGGCAAAAATATTTGGAGCAGAAGAAGTTATTGTATTTGATATATCAGATGAACGTTTGCAATTAGGAGAACGCTTGGGGGCTACGGGATCTATTAACACATTACACGATGATTTTATGGAACATGCCATAGAGCTTACAAATGGTCATGGATATGATTATGTCTTTGAAACTGCTGGGAATACAATAACAATGAAAATGGCTTTTGAATTAGCAGCAAATAAAGCAGAAGTTTGTTTTGTTGGAACACCAACAAAAGAACTGTCTTTCACAGTAAAAGAATGGGAAAATATGAATCGTAAGGAATTTATTTTAACAGGATCATGGATGTCTTATAGTGCACCATTTCCTGGAGAGGAATGGAAAGCAGTTGCCCATTATTTTAAAACAGGCGATTTAAAATTTGATGATTCATTTATTTATGAAAAATTACCTTTGAGTGAAATTGCTCAAGCTTTTGAGAAGTTCAAAACCCCAGGAACTGTCAAAGGAAAAATTTTAATTGATAGTGAAAAATAG
- the pfkB gene encoding 1-phosphofructokinase — translation MITTVTLNASIDKAYYMDEAICNGEVMRVSRCRNSAGGKGLNVARVIKLCHEDVLATGLVGGYNGQYLESLLSTDGIAYQFGHVSGETRSCINILDPQYGSTEYLEPGCVITPEEEKCFIELFQDIIKKSDIVTISGSVPKGLPCNIYQRLIQMIKNEHKKVILDSSGESLKEGLLAKPTMVKPNKNEMENLFGIEINTVEEVIQYAQEIAKMGIQYVVVSLGADGAVLVMKDQVLRARPPVIKPVNTVGCGDSMVAAFAVALQRKYTPKEALAFAIAIATANALSPETGSFEETQCLEILQQVKVKECEKGEYVCH, via the coding sequence ATGATTACTACAGTAACACTTAATGCATCCATTGATAAGGCTTATTATATGGATGAAGCCATATGTAATGGTGAAGTGATGAGAGTTTCTCGTTGTCGAAATTCAGCAGGGGGTAAAGGTTTGAATGTCGCTCGAGTGATAAAATTATGTCATGAAGATGTTTTGGCTACAGGACTTGTTGGTGGATATAATGGTCAATATCTAGAGTCATTATTATCGACCGATGGAATTGCTTATCAGTTTGGACATGTATCTGGAGAGACAAGAAGTTGTATTAATATTCTTGATCCCCAGTATGGCTCAACTGAATATCTAGAACCAGGATGTGTGATTACACCTGAAGAGGAGAAGTGTTTTATAGAGTTGTTTCAGGATATTATCAAGAAAAGTGATATCGTGACAATTTCTGGAAGCGTGCCAAAGGGATTGCCATGCAATATTTATCAAAGATTAATTCAAATGATAAAAAATGAACATAAAAAAGTGATTCTTGATAGTAGTGGAGAGTCTTTAAAAGAAGGGTTATTAGCAAAACCAACTATGGTTAAGCCTAATAAAAATGAGATGGAAAATTTGTTTGGTATTGAAATTAATACAGTTGAAGAAGTCATTCAATATGCACAAGAAATTGCTAAAATGGGTATTCAATATGTTGTTGTTTCTTTGGGGGCAGACGGAGCAGTACTTGTAATGAAAGATCAGGTTTTGCGTGCGCGTCCACCTGTTATTAAACCAGTGAACACAGTGGGGTGTGGTGATTCTATGGTTGCAGCCTTTGCAGTTGCTTTGCAAAGAAAATACACACCAAAAGAAGCACTTGCATTTGCTATTGCTATTGCAACAGCAAATGCACTTTCACCAGAGACAGGTAGTTTTGAAGAAACACAATGTCTAGAAATATTACAGCAAGTCAAAGTAAAAGAATGTGAAAAGGGGGAATATGTATGTCATTAG
- the fba gene encoding class II fructose-1,6-bisphosphate aldolase: MSLVTTKQLLLDAQKGGYAIGAFNVENMEMVQAVVAAAEELQSPVILQTTPSTVKYADLAYFYANVKTAAEKASVPIVMHLDHGNSFELAMQALRTGYTSIMIDGSHESFEDNIKVSKAVVDACHPSGVCVEAELGKVGGKEDDLDGGDDNPYTDPREAIEFVEKTGVDSLAVAIGTAHGVYKGTPKVDVERLSEIQKVVSIPLVLHGTSGVPDEVVKECIRRGICKVNYATDLRIAFSKGVNEVLHDAPDTIDPKKYNSKGRDEVKKYVMDKIKVCGSAGKAF; encoded by the coding sequence ATGTCATTAGTTACAACAAAACAATTATTATTAGATGCACAAAAGGGTGGTTATGCAATTGGTGCTTTTAATGTAGAAAATATGGAAATGGTTCAAGCTGTTGTTGCAGCTGCTGAAGAACTTCAATCTCCTGTTATTTTACAGACAACACCATCAACTGTTAAGTATGCAGATTTGGCTTATTTCTATGCCAATGTAAAAACAGCTGCTGAAAAAGCGAGTGTTCCTATTGTTATGCATTTAGATCATGGAAATAGTTTTGAATTAGCTATGCAAGCATTAAGAACAGGATATACATCAATTATGATTGATGGTTCACATGAATCATTTGAAGATAATATCAAAGTTAGTAAAGCAGTAGTAGATGCTTGTCATCCATCTGGAGTTTGTGTTGAAGCAGAGTTAGGAAAAGTTGGGGGTAAAGAAGATGATTTAGATGGTGGTGACGATAATCCTTACACTGATCCACGAGAAGCAATTGAATTTGTTGAAAAGACAGGAGTTGACTCTTTAGCAGTTGCTATAGGAACTGCACATGGGGTTTACAAAGGGACACCTAAAGTTGATGTAGAAAGATTAAGTGAGATTCAAAAAGTTGTGTCTATTCCACTTGTTTTACATGGAACATCAGGGGTTCCTGATGAAGTTGTCAAAGAGTGTATTCGTCGTGGCATATGTAAAGTCAATTATGCCACTGATCTAAGAATTGCATTTTCTAAAGGTGTAAATGAAGTTTTACATGATGCACCAGATACAATTGATCCTAAAAAATATAATTCTAAGGGTCGTGATGAAGTCAAAAAATATGTTATGGATAAGATTAAAGTTTGTGGTAGTGCTGGAAAGGCCTTCTAG
- a CDS encoding aldose 1-epimerase family protein: MEYYLENEFLSLTFNSVGGTLSSIKSPLGIEYLWQGNPEYWSGQAPVLFPICGSLRNDEAITKDGKELHIPRHGLVRKRDFHYEGQEWNRIVFSIMTDDELFKAFPYKFRLLIEYKLMGKLIQVSYIIENFGDDDMPFFIGGHPGFNCPLQENENYTDYYIEFEKEENCSIPLPITETGLIDIQQRTPLLHHEKVLPLVHSLFEKDAIIFDELQSRQVTLASHKSSHKVTIQFKDFPYFILWSSQNHGSFIALEPWLGLSTCLNESDIFEEKKNVQIVQSLRTNIYSYSIQID, from the coding sequence ATGGAATATTATTTAGAAAATGAATTTCTCTCATTAACTTTTAATTCAGTAGGTGGAACACTTTCATCTATTAAAAGTCCTTTAGGAATTGAATATTTATGGCAAGGAAATCCAGAGTATTGGAGTGGACAAGCACCGGTCCTCTTTCCTATTTGTGGTAGTTTAAGAAATGATGAAGCTATCACCAAAGATGGTAAGGAATTACACATTCCACGACATGGTTTGGTGAGAAAACGAGATTTTCACTATGAGGGTCAAGAATGGAATCGTATTGTATTTTCTATTATGACAGATGATGAATTATTTAAAGCCTTCCCCTATAAATTTAGACTATTGATTGAATATAAATTGATGGGGAAATTGATTCAAGTGAGTTATATTATTGAAAATTTTGGTGATGATGATATGCCATTCTTTATTGGCGGTCATCCTGGTTTTAATTGTCCTTTACAAGAAAATGAGAATTATACTGATTATTATATTGAATTTGAAAAAGAAGAGAATTGTTCTATACCTTTACCAATAACAGAAACAGGACTTATAGATATTCAGCAGCGAACTCCCTTATTACATCATGAAAAAGTTCTTCCCTTAGTACATTCTCTCTTTGAAAAAGATGCGATTATATTTGATGAACTTCAATCTCGTCAAGTCACTCTAGCATCACATAAATCATCTCATAAAGTGACAATTCAATTCAAAGATTTCCCTTATTTTATCCTTTGGTCTTCTCAAAATCATGGTTCTTTCATTGCACTGGAACCATGGCTGGGATTATCAACATGTTTAAATGAAAGTGATATCTTTGAAGAAAAGAAAAATGTTCAAATTGTTCAATCGTTACGTACAAACATATACTCATATTCAATTCAAATTGATTAA
- a CDS encoding fructose-bisphosphatase class III encodes MYINDKKLKNVEFDAKDLEYYELLSKQFPTIKDVCREIINLQSILNLPKGTEHFMSDLHGEYEAFHHIINNCSGVIKEKIKDYFSSELSKDEMEELATLIYYPNEKMEKVEKDGKLDQSWYHQNICYLIILIKKLSLKYTRSKVRKAIPEGWNYIIEELINERDHDSHYQKEYQHHIIESIITVDMAHDFIIMMTQLIKRLAVDKLHIVGDIFDRGSRPDKIIELLIKHHNVDIQWGNHDILWMGAACGNEACITRVIRNCLVYHNEEILENIYAISLRSLERYAKRRYPKLKRLQAMMQWISIMVLKTEAALILKHPEYQMNEQLKLHLVKNNQIQLGTKNYILEDIFEEDCRYELNEYENTIIQKLKKEFMSSEKLQQHVSFLYQKGSMYLCSNNTLLFHGCVPLNEQGYLKEIKINGTIYKGKSFFDYCDQQARNAYFHEDSEAIDFMFYLWSSIDSPLSGRQLKTFERFFIKDQSMWLEKRNPYYQFYNREECCLSILEEFHMNIKLSHIINGHTPVKCHETPLRANGKVIIIDGGFCKAYQKETGIAGYTLISNSHGLRLKSHTPFKGMDRVLNINSDIHSQSHDIETYIHRILVKDSDIGIDLIQRINQLKLLLYAYKMGIIKCVQ; translated from the coding sequence ATGTATATAAATGATAAAAAATTAAAGAATGTTGAGTTCGATGCAAAAGATTTAGAATACTATGAACTCTTATCTAAACAGTTTCCAACAATCAAAGATGTATGTCGTGAAATTATTAATTTACAGTCTATTTTAAACTTACCTAAAGGAACTGAACATTTCATGTCTGACTTGCATGGAGAATATGAGGCATTTCATCATATTATCAATAATTGCTCAGGAGTAATTAAAGAAAAGATTAAAGATTATTTTAGCAGTGAATTGTCAAAAGATGAAATGGAAGAATTAGCAACTCTCATTTATTACCCAAATGAAAAGATGGAAAAAGTTGAAAAAGATGGCAAATTGGATCAAAGTTGGTATCATCAAAATATTTGTTATTTAATTATCTTAATCAAGAAACTATCTTTAAAATATACGCGTTCTAAAGTAAGAAAGGCAATTCCTGAAGGCTGGAATTATATTATAGAGGAATTGATTAATGAAAGAGATCATGATAGCCATTATCAAAAAGAATATCAACATCACATTATAGAGAGTATTATAACGGTTGACATGGCTCATGATTTTATAATAATGATGACTCAATTAATTAAAAGATTGGCAGTTGATAAACTGCATATTGTTGGAGATATTTTTGATCGAGGGTCAAGACCAGATAAAATTATTGAACTTTTGATAAAACATCATAATGTAGATATTCAATGGGGAAATCATGATATTTTATGGATGGGAGCAGCTTGTGGAAATGAAGCATGTATAACAAGAGTGATAAGAAACTGTCTTGTTTATCATAATGAAGAAATTCTAGAGAACATTTATGCCATTTCCTTACGATCTTTAGAACGATATGCAAAACGCAGATATCCAAAATTAAAGCGTCTTCAGGCAATGATGCAGTGGATATCAATTATGGTTTTAAAAACCGAAGCAGCTCTTATACTAAAACATCCAGAATATCAGATGAATGAACAGTTGAAGCTTCATCTTGTTAAAAATAATCAAATACAATTAGGAACAAAGAATTACATTTTAGAAGATATTTTTGAAGAAGACTGTCGCTATGAATTAAATGAATATGAAAATACAATTATTCAAAAACTAAAAAAAGAATTTATGAGTAGCGAAAAACTTCAACAGCATGTTTCGTTTCTTTATCAGAAAGGAAGTATGTATTTGTGTAGTAATAATACTTTGTTATTTCATGGGTGTGTACCTTTAAACGAACAAGGATATCTCAAAGAAATCAAAATAAATGGAACAATTTATAAAGGAAAAAGTTTTTTTGATTATTGTGATCAACAAGCAAGAAATGCATATTTTCATGAAGATAGTGAAGCTATAGATTTTATGTTTTATTTATGGAGTAGTATAGATTCACCATTATCTGGAAGACAACTCAAAACATTTGAAAGATTTTTTATCAAGGATCAGTCAATGTGGTTGGAAAAAAGAAATCCCTATTATCAATTCTATAATAGGGAAGAATGTTGTTTATCTATTTTAGAGGAATTTCATATGAATATAAAATTATCTCATATTATTAATGGACACACTCCTGTTAAATGTCATGAAACACCTTTAAGAGCAAATGGAAAAGTCATTATTATAGATGGAGGATTTTGTAAAGCATATCAAAAAGAAACAGGCATTGCAGGATATACTCTTATTTCTAATTCTCATGGTTTACGTTTAAAATCCCATACTCCATTTAAGGGAATGGATAGAGTTTTAAATATCAATAGTGATATTCATTCACAATCTCATGATATTGAAACATATATTCATAGAATATTAGTGAAAGATAGTGATATTGGAATAGATTTAATTCAGCGAATCAATCAATTAAAGTTATTATTATATGCCTATAAAATGGGAATTATTAAGTGTGTGCAATAA